A single genomic interval of Dyella sp. GSA-30 harbors:
- a CDS encoding DEAD/DEAH box helicase — MNALPHRYDASDDLVLRDPGDGRTLAQRLSRRYASRITGAFVIPGREGSFAPLPEDLPPALAAALRQRGIEQLYSHQAAAWQAARARQHVAVVTPTASGKSLCYTLPVLAAAMQDNAKALYLFPTKALAQDQVAELLELNQAGNLGVKAFTFDGDTPGDARQAIRLHGDVVVSNPDMLHQAILPHHTKWAQFFENLRYVVIDEVHTYRGVFGSHVANVLRRLKRVCTFYGVTPQFILCSATIGNPKEHAQALIEDQVTAITESGAPSGDKHVLLWNPPVINPDLGLRASARSQTNRIARLAIKAGMKTLVFAQSRTMVEVLTKYLKDVFDHDPRKPPRIRAYRGGYLPKERRAAEREMRAGTVDGIVSTSALELGVDIGSLDVVVLNGYPGSVAGTWQRFGRAGRRQQAALGVLVASSDPLDQYLVRHPEFFQAAPPEHARIHPDQPLILLDHIRCAAFELPFTGNEIFGNDAAAPWLDVLMEDGVLHREGDRWEWIADSYPANAVSLRSVADGNFVVVDRTGGKQTILAEVDFSAAAVTLYEGAIHMVQSVPFQVERLDWEGRKAYVTRTHVDYYTDAIDYTKLKVLTCFDSAPAGRGQSHHGEVHVVRRVAGYKKIRYYTHENIGYGPVNLPDQELHTTAVWWQLTQRTLEQAFDSRQEALDGFLGAAYALHIVATVAVMAESRDLQKAVGSGDGAWFVSADANGRGQLRGGDGQPTALTPDAPFTPTVYLYDAFPGGVGLSAPLFERREDLVAQAQSLIDRCDCRCGCPGCVGPVLAADEACDRSPKAFALRVLSLMATL; from the coding sequence ATGAATGCCCTACCGCACCGCTATGACGCTTCCGACGACCTGGTCCTGCGCGACCCGGGCGATGGCCGGACCCTGGCTCAACGCCTGTCGCGGCGCTATGCCTCGCGGATCACCGGTGCTTTCGTGATTCCAGGCCGCGAGGGATCGTTCGCACCACTACCTGAAGACCTGCCTCCCGCGCTCGCCGCTGCGCTGCGCCAGCGCGGCATCGAGCAGCTCTATAGCCATCAGGCCGCCGCCTGGCAGGCCGCACGGGCGCGCCAGCACGTTGCCGTGGTCACGCCCACGGCCTCGGGCAAGTCGCTGTGCTACACCCTTCCCGTGCTCGCGGCGGCCATGCAGGACAACGCCAAGGCGCTCTACCTGTTCCCCACCAAGGCGCTGGCGCAGGACCAGGTAGCCGAGCTGCTGGAGCTCAACCAGGCCGGCAACCTGGGGGTCAAGGCATTCACTTTCGATGGCGATACGCCGGGCGATGCGCGGCAGGCGATCCGGCTGCACGGCGATGTGGTCGTGAGCAACCCCGACATGCTGCACCAGGCGATCCTGCCGCATCACACCAAATGGGCGCAGTTCTTCGAGAACCTGCGCTATGTGGTGATCGACGAAGTACACACCTATCGCGGCGTGTTCGGCTCGCACGTAGCCAATGTGTTGCGCCGTCTCAAACGCGTCTGCACGTTCTACGGCGTCACGCCACAGTTCATCCTCTGCTCGGCGACGATCGGCAACCCGAAAGAACATGCCCAGGCGCTGATCGAAGATCAGGTCACCGCCATTACCGAAAGCGGTGCGCCGTCGGGCGACAAGCATGTGCTGCTATGGAACCCGCCGGTGATCAATCCGGATCTCGGCTTGCGTGCGTCCGCACGTTCGCAGACCAACCGCATTGCACGATTGGCGATCAAGGCCGGCATGAAAACCCTGGTGTTTGCGCAAAGCCGCACCATGGTCGAAGTGCTGACCAAGTATCTCAAGGATGTCTTCGATCACGATCCGCGCAAGCCGCCGCGCATCCGCGCCTATCGTGGCGGCTATCTGCCGAAGGAACGCCGTGCGGCGGAGCGCGAGATGCGTGCCGGCACTGTCGACGGCATTGTCAGTACATCGGCGCTCGAGCTTGGCGTGGATATCGGCAGTCTCGATGTGGTGGTGCTCAACGGTTATCCCGGTTCGGTCGCCGGCACATGGCAGCGATTCGGCCGCGCGGGCCGACGCCAGCAGGCCGCGCTCGGCGTGCTGGTCGCCAGCAGCGATCCGCTCGACCAGTACCTGGTGCGCCATCCGGAGTTTTTCCAGGCCGCACCGCCGGAGCATGCGCGCATTCATCCCGACCAGCCGCTGATCCTGCTCGATCACATCCGCTGCGCCGCGTTCGAGCTGCCCTTCACCGGCAACGAGATCTTCGGCAACGATGCCGCCGCACCCTGGCTCGACGTGCTGATGGAAGACGGCGTGCTTCATCGCGAAGGCGATCGCTGGGAATGGATCGCCGACAGCTATCCCGCCAACGCGGTATCGCTGCGTTCGGTCGCCGACGGCAATTTTGTCGTGGTCGACCGCACCGGTGGCAAGCAGACGATTCTTGCCGAAGTGGATTTCAGCGCCGCTGCCGTCACTTTGTATGAAGGCGCGATCCACATGGTCCAGTCCGTACCGTTCCAGGTGGAACGCCTGGATTGGGAAGGCCGCAAGGCTTATGTCACGCGCACGCACGTCGACTACTACACCGACGCTATCGACTACACCAAGCTGAAAGTGCTTACTTGTTTCGACAGCGCGCCAGCGGGTCGCGGACAGTCGCATCACGGCGAAGTGCACGTGGTTCGGCGTGTGGCCGGCTACAAGAAGATCCGCTACTACACGCACGAGAATATCGGCTACGGGCCGGTCAATCTGCCCGATCAGGAACTGCACACCACTGCCGTGTGGTGGCAGCTCACCCAACGCACGTTGGAGCAGGCGTTCGACAGCCGCCAGGAAGCGCTGGATGGCTTTCTCGGTGCGGCATACGCATTGCACATTGTTGCTACGGTGGCCGTCATGGCCGAATCGCGCGATCTGCAAAAAGCGGTCGGCAGTGGCGACGGTGCCTGGTTCGTCAGTGCCGATGCCAATGGTCGCGGTCAGCTTCGCGGCGGCGATGGTCAGCCCACCGCATTGACCCCGGACGCGCCGTTCACGCCTACCGTCTATCTTTACGACGCGTTTCCCGGCGGTGTCGGCTTGAGTGCGCCGCTATTCGAACGTCGCGAGGATCTTGTTGCACAGGCGCAAAGTCTGATCGATCGCTGCGACTGCCGTTGTGGCTGCCCAGGCTGCGTCGGTCCCGTGCTTGCAGCCGATGAGGCCTGCGATCGCTCGCCCAAGGCGTTTGCCTTGCGCGTGCTTTCGCTGATGGCGACGCTGTGA
- a CDS encoding ribonuclease H-like domain-containing protein, translated as MSDLVDKLRGLRSQAGIAATPSPRQTLPPEIRRLLSTRHRLDTARRVVSPQDRVVHGIEIAPGLRFTEASYECPTPPERLDIRFARIDADVERHRLLHFDTETTGLAGGTGTRAFMIGAADWVGPRLRLRQLTITSLAAESAMLRHFAGWIDTDTVLVSYNGKCYDAPLLATRYRLARMSNPLHGLMHVDLLHPVRRHWKGVWENCRLATAERQLLGVVREDDLPGSEAPAAWLGYLRGGPATDLRRVAEHNAQDLRSLAGVLRYVEAIGGTTTASVDMNR; from the coding sequence GTGAGCGATCTGGTCGACAAGTTGCGCGGCCTGCGTAGCCAGGCGGGCATCGCTGCGACACCCTCGCCGAGGCAGACATTGCCGCCGGAAATTCGCCGCTTGCTGTCGACGCGCCATCGATTGGACACGGCCCGACGCGTCGTGTCGCCGCAGGATCGCGTTGTCCACGGCATCGAGATCGCGCCGGGCCTGCGCTTTACCGAGGCGTCGTACGAATGTCCCACGCCACCGGAACGCCTCGATATACGTTTCGCGCGCATCGACGCGGATGTCGAGCGTCATCGCCTGCTGCACTTCGATACCGAGACCACTGGACTGGCCGGGGGCACCGGCACACGAGCCTTCATGATCGGTGCCGCCGACTGGGTGGGGCCAAGATTGCGCCTGCGCCAACTCACCATCACCAGCCTTGCCGCCGAGAGCGCGATGCTGCGGCACTTTGCCGGCTGGATCGATACCGACACGGTGTTAGTCAGCTACAACGGCAAATGCTATGACGCGCCGTTGCTGGCAACGCGCTATCGGCTTGCCCGCATGAGCAATCCTCTGCACGGATTGATGCATGTGGACCTGCTGCATCCCGTACGGCGGCATTGGAAAGGAGTATGGGAGAACTGTCGGCTCGCGACCGCGGAGCGGCAGCTGCTTGGTGTGGTACGCGAAGATGACTTGCCCGGTTCCGAAGCACCGGCCGCATGGCTGGGCTATCTGCGTGGTGGACCGGCAACGGATTTGCGGCGAGTCGCCGAACATAACGCGCAGGATCTGCGGAGCCTGGCGGGCGTGCTGCGCTATGTCGAGGCGATCGGCGGCACGACAACCGCATCGGTCGACATGAATCGGTAG
- a CDS encoding putative Ig domain-containing protein: protein MQYHPLMQRVISRLRTSFRSPHARALALCALLALPVAGHAAAICPDFNVPDSHTTPSTSPMAANTTIVIDASGCDGDGFGLGAIKTPPTHGTATVDNSNDTVTYTNSNGSNAFTTDHFVFTDDQNNQINVTVSIKPSTSPIVVSPSSLPNPSYEVAYSQTLSASGGTGSYTFTVSAGTLPTGLILSGSTISGTPTQSGTYTFTIQATDSTSTSGVESYSVTVSPPTVTISPPPNASLNTPYSYQLTASGGMAPYTYILDDGTSLPPGLSLSSSGLISGTPTTLGSTSFTVRASDSSTGPGTPFSGLGNFTIAVQNSPPTAGPVSATVAYGSTNTNIPLNLSGAAATSVAVATQAAHGAATATGTTITYTPAAGYAGPDTFTYTATNGAGTSSPATVTVTVSPPTITYTPAASPNPTAGAAYNHSIAGASGGAAPYTYAVTAGTLPAGLTLAANGVISGTSTAVGTFTVQVTATDSSTGPAAPFHSAPANVTLTVNAPVIAISPATLPPGSVNVPYGAVSLTASGGTAPYNYAIASGVLPNGMALSSAGVLSGTPTQAGNFNITVRANDSSTGPAAPYSGSRSYTLQIAAPTITISPSVVPNATVDSAYSQTFAASGGTAPYSFSLGGALPGGMHFDAATGTLSGTPTSSGDYSFTITATDAQAFSSAAPYTLHVTAVVPQAPTIGTATTTGSGQAQVMFTAPSDNGGAPITGYTVTSNPGGLTGTGANSPITVTGLNNGTAYTFTVTATNTVGTGPASQASNSVTPRGPQTITFNNPGTQNYGTTPTLTATSDSGLPVVFSSETTSVCTITSGGTLTFASAGTCTIDANQAGNGSFSPAPQVQQSFTVAETPSGAPVIGTATAGNTQATVAFTPPANTGGGPIVNYTATSNPGGLTGTGTTSPITVTGLTNGTAYTFTVTATNGSGTGIASAASNSVTPIAPQTITFSNPGSQNFGTSPQLNATTTSGLPVAFSSGTTAVCTVTSSGILTTVAPGTCTIHTDQAGNSAFLPAPQVSQSFAIVVPGGAVTLSTPSPLPAGTGGVAYSLTFVSSGGAAPYTYTQTGALPVGMSMSPSGTLSGTPTSSGTYSFTVTVTDAATQTSQKTYQLTINAPGIALAPSTLPQGKVGTAYVSTTVSASGGSAPYSYAVTSGAMPAGLTLSPAGTISGTPTAAGSFNVTITATDKFGFQGAQAYTIVIGQPAPIVVNDSASTNANSPVTIPVTTVDTGPITSIAITQQPAHGTATVSGLNIVYTPAANYFGSDALQYTATGPGGTSGPATVNITVVAGAVPVAAAQTATVLGGKSVTIHAVAGATNGPFVSAAVVTQPASGTVSVQGTDLVYTAPSDASGTLGFDYTVSNPFGASKPAHVTLTVNPLPVAPTLNTTVIAATSVQVNLTATAHGGPFTGARVVSVSPANAGSTSIQSTANGYVLTFTAAPTFGGSAQITYTLSNAFAESAPGTINVVITPRSDPSKNAEVLGVLDAQADATRRMATGQISNFQRRLESLHNGGVGGFSNGITMTSASSLRRPDSLAGMQDTIDNENKRYVVSPDSPAAPSAVAGAAAGSGSAPGDIAFWTGGAVNFGKTQPGTSDNGIDFTTSGVSFGADKQVNSHLALGLGVGYGHDLSDVGQNGSRSSVDSYNIAVYGSYRPSDAWYVDALVGYQWLQFDARRFVTDDGNTVHGTRDGKQLFGSLSVGYEHRADDMLLTPYARLDLARAHLDGYTETGDSIYSLAYQRQTVKTSTGTLGLLAQWAAKRDYGVWSPQLRVEFGHDMQGSSQAAMRYADSLSGPLYQATLLNQSRNHTMLGAGIALETTRGWLLRAEYQNYLDNTSKDNQSILLGVEKKFDP from the coding sequence ATGCAGTACCACCCGTTGATGCAGCGCGTCATTTCGCGTCTGCGCACATCGTTCCGCTCGCCCCATGCCAGGGCCCTGGCGCTTTGCGCGCTGCTAGCGTTGCCGGTAGCCGGCCATGCGGCAGCCATTTGCCCCGACTTCAATGTGCCCGATTCGCATACGACGCCATCGACTTCGCCGATGGCCGCCAATACCACCATTGTGATCGACGCCAGTGGTTGCGACGGCGATGGTTTCGGCCTGGGTGCGATCAAGACTCCACCCACGCACGGTACGGCAACCGTCGATAACAGCAACGATACCGTCACCTACACCAACAGCAACGGTTCGAACGCATTCACGACGGACCACTTCGTCTTCACCGACGACCAGAACAATCAGATCAACGTCACCGTCTCCATCAAGCCGTCGACGTCGCCGATTGTCGTCAGTCCGAGCAGCCTGCCCAACCCATCGTACGAGGTGGCCTATAGCCAGACGCTCAGCGCATCGGGCGGTACGGGGTCTTATACCTTTACGGTGAGCGCCGGCACCCTGCCGACCGGCCTGATCCTGAGCGGATCGACCATCAGCGGCACGCCGACGCAATCGGGTACATACACATTCACCATCCAGGCGACAGACAGCACGTCCACGTCGGGAGTAGAGAGCTACTCGGTAACCGTATCTCCACCAACGGTCACGATCTCGCCGCCGCCGAATGCGTCGCTCAATACGCCCTACAGCTATCAGCTGACCGCATCCGGCGGCATGGCGCCGTATACGTATATCTTGGACGATGGTACCTCGCTGCCTCCAGGCCTGAGCCTCAGTAGCAGCGGCCTCATCAGCGGTACGCCGACGACATTGGGATCGACCAGTTTTACGGTTCGCGCATCCGACAGCAGCACCGGCCCGGGTACACCCTTCTCCGGCCTGGGCAACTTCACCATCGCGGTGCAGAACTCGCCACCGACGGCGGGGCCGGTATCGGCGACGGTGGCTTACGGCAGCACCAATACCAACATTCCGCTCAATCTCTCCGGTGCGGCGGCGACCAGTGTGGCGGTCGCCACCCAGGCCGCGCACGGCGCGGCCACGGCCACCGGCACGACGATCACCTACACGCCAGCCGCCGGTTATGCCGGCCCGGATACGTTTACCTATACCGCCACCAATGGTGCGGGTACGTCGTCGCCGGCCACCGTGACGGTGACGGTGTCGCCCCCCACGATCACCTATACGCCGGCCGCCTCGCCCAATCCCACTGCCGGCGCCGCTTACAATCATTCCATTGCCGGTGCTTCCGGTGGCGCCGCACCCTACACGTATGCTGTGACCGCCGGCACGCTGCCTGCCGGCCTGACACTGGCGGCCAACGGCGTCATCAGCGGTACGTCCACGGCCGTGGGCACGTTCACCGTCCAGGTGACCGCAACGGACAGTTCGACCGGTCCTGCGGCACCGTTCCATTCTGCGCCGGCAAACGTGACGTTGACCGTCAATGCGCCGGTTATCGCGATCAGCCCGGCGACGTTGCCCCCAGGTTCGGTCAACGTTCCGTACGGCGCGGTCAGTCTGACCGCCAGCGGCGGCACTGCGCCTTACAATTATGCGATTGCCAGCGGTGTGCTGCCCAACGGCATGGCCTTGTCGTCGGCCGGTGTGCTCAGCGGCACCCCGACCCAGGCCGGTAACTTCAACATCACTGTCAGGGCCAATGATTCCAGCACGGGTCCGGCTGCGCCGTACTCGGGCTCGCGCTCCTACACGTTGCAGATTGCGGCGCCGACAATCACGATCTCGCCCTCTGTCGTGCCCAATGCCACGGTGGATAGCGCTTACAGTCAGACCTTCGCGGCCAGCGGCGGTACGGCGCCTTACAGCTTCTCTCTCGGCGGGGCATTGCCCGGAGGCATGCATTTCGACGCGGCCACCGGTACGTTGTCGGGCACGCCGACCAGCTCCGGCGACTACTCGTTCACCATCACGGCGACCGACGCGCAGGCTTTCAGCAGCGCCGCGCCTTACACCTTGCACGTCACGGCGGTTGTGCCGCAGGCACCGACCATCGGTACCGCGACGACGACCGGCTCCGGCCAGGCGCAGGTCATGTTTACGGCGCCAAGCGATAACGGGGGGGCGCCGATCACCGGCTACACCGTAACCTCCAATCCGGGTGGCCTGACCGGAACGGGCGCGAACAGCCCCATTACCGTCACTGGCCTGAACAATGGCACGGCATATACGTTCACGGTAACGGCCACCAACACGGTCGGTACCGGCCCTGCTTCGCAGGCGTCCAACAGCGTGACGCCACGCGGCCCGCAGACCATTACCTTCAACAACCCCGGCACGCAGAACTACGGCACTACACCGACACTGACCGCAACCAGCGATTCGGGACTGCCAGTCGTGTTCAGTTCGGAGACCACCAGTGTCTGCACCATCACCAGTGGCGGCACGTTGACCTTCGCCAGCGCCGGTACCTGCACGATCGATGCGAACCAGGCCGGTAACGGCTCGTTCTCGCCCGCGCCCCAGGTGCAGCAGAGCTTCACCGTTGCAGAAACCCCATCGGGCGCGCCGGTCATCGGCACGGCAACCGCAGGCAATACCCAAGCAACCGTGGCGTTCACGCCGCCGGCCAACACCGGTGGCGGCCCGATCGTCAATTACACGGCGACGTCCAACCCGGGTGGCCTGACCGGAACGGGTACGACCAGCCCGATCACCGTGACCGGTCTGACCAACGGTACGGCTTATACCTTCACGGTGACGGCGACCAATGGCTCGGGCACGGGTATTGCCTCGGCCGCGTCCAACAGCGTGACGCCGATCGCACCGCAGACCATCACCTTCAGCAACCCCGGTTCGCAGAACTTCGGCACCTCGCCGCAGTTGAATGCAACCACCACCTCCGGGCTGCCGGTGGCGTTCTCGTCGGGGACCACTGCGGTCTGTACGGTCACCTCGTCGGGCATTCTCACGACCGTGGCGCCGGGTACCTGCACCATCCACACCGACCAGGCAGGCAACAGCGCCTTCCTGCCGGCACCTCAGGTATCGCAGTCGTTCGCCATCGTGGTGCCTGGCGGTGCGGTCACCTTGTCCACGCCATCGCCGCTGCCGGCGGGCACTGGCGGTGTCGCGTACTCGCTGACCTTCGTCTCGTCCGGTGGTGCGGCGCCCTATACCTACACGCAAACCGGCGCGCTGCCAGTGGGCATGTCGATGAGTCCGTCAGGCACCCTCTCGGGTACGCCGACCAGTTCGGGTACCTATTCGTTCACGGTAACGGTGACCGACGCGGCCACGCAGACGTCGCAGAAGACCTACCAGCTGACGATCAATGCGCCGGGCATCGCGCTGGCGCCCTCGACCCTGCCGCAAGGCAAGGTGGGTACGGCCTATGTATCGACCACGGTGTCGGCGTCGGGTGGTTCGGCACCGTATAGCTACGCGGTGACCTCCGGTGCGATGCCGGCGGGCCTGACGCTCAGCCCGGCGGGCACGATATCCGGCACGCCGACGGCGGCCGGTTCGTTCAACGTCACGATCACCGCAACCGACAAGTTCGGCTTCCAGGGAGCGCAGGCTTATACGATCGTGATCGGCCAGCCCGCGCCGATCGTGGTGAACGACTCGGCCAGTACCAATGCCAACAGTCCGGTCACGATTCCGGTGACCACGGTCGACACCGGTCCGATCACCAGCATTGCCATCACCCAGCAGCCGGCGCATGGCACCGCGACCGTCAGTGGCTTGAATATCGTCTACACGCCGGCGGCCAACTACTTCGGTAGCGACGCGCTGCAGTACACCGCGACGGGTCCTGGCGGCACGTCGGGGCCGGCCACCGTCAACATCACGGTCGTTGCCGGTGCGGTACCCGTAGCAGCGGCGCAGACGGCCACCGTGCTTGGCGGCAAGTCGGTCACCATCCACGCGGTAGCCGGTGCGACCAACGGTCCGTTCGTCAGTGCGGCGGTGGTGACCCAGCCGGCTTCCGGTACTGTGTCGGTACAAGGCACGGACCTGGTCTATACGGCGCCCAGCGATGCCTCGGGCACGCTCGGCTTCGACTACACGGTAAGCAACCCGTTTGGTGCGTCCAAGCCGGCGCATGTGACCCTGACCGTCAATCCGCTGCCGGTAGCCCCGACGCTGAACACGACCGTGATCGCCGCAACCTCGGTGCAGGTGAACCTGACTGCCACGGCGCATGGCGGGCCATTCACCGGCGCCAGGGTGGTGTCGGTCTCGCCGGCCAACGCGGGTTCGACCAGCATCCAGTCGACCGCCAACGGCTATGTGCTGACCTTCACCGCGGCGCCCACCTTCGGCGGCTCGGCGCAGATTACCTATACATTGAGCAATGCCTTCGCCGAGTCGGCGCCGGGTACGATCAATGTGGTCATTACGCCGCGCAGCGATCCGTCGAAGAACGCTGAAGTGCTGGGCGTACTCGACGCGCAGGCCGATGCGACACGCCGTATGGCCACCGGCCAGATCAGCAACTTCCAGCGCCGCCTGGAGAGCTTGCACAACGGCGGCGTGGGCGGCTTCAGCAACGGCATCACGATGACCTCGGCCAGCAGCCTGCGCCGCCCTGATTCCCTGGCCGGCATGCAGGACACGATCGACAACGAGAACAAGCGCTACGTCGTATCGCCTGATTCGCCGGCCGCACCGAGTGCGGTGGCCGGGGCCGCCGCCGGCAGCGGCAGTGCACCGGGTGACATCGCCTTCTGGACCGGCGGTGCGGTGAACTTCGGCAAGACCCAGCCAGGCACCAGCGACAACGGTATCGACTTCACCACCTCGGGCGTGAGCTTCGGTGCGGACAAGCAGGTCAACAGCCACCTCGCGCTGGGCCTGGGCGTGGGCTACGGCCACGACCTGTCCGATGTCGGCCAGAACGGTAGCCGCAGCTCGGTCGACAGCTACAACATCGCCGTCTACGGCAGCTACCGGCCGAGCGATGCGTGGTACGTCGACGCGCTGGTCGGTTACCAGTGGTTGCAGTTCGATGCACGCCGCTTCGTTACCGACGACGGCAACACCGTGCATGGCACGCGCGACGGCAAGCAGTTGTTCGGCTCGCTCTCGGTCGGCTACGAGCATCGCGCCGACGACATGCTGCTGACGCCATATGCCCGCCTCGACCTGGCACGCGCGCATCTGGACGGCTATACCGAAACGGGCGATTCGATCTATTCGTTGGCCTACCAGCGCCAGACCGTCAAGACCAGCACCGGTACGCTGGGCCTGCTTGCACAGTGGGCGGCCAAGCGCGACTACGGTGTCTGGTCGCCGCAGCTGCGCGTTGAATTTGGCCACGACATGCAGGGTTCCAGCCAGGCAGCCATGCGCTACGCCGACTCGCTCAGCGGCCCGCTCTACCAGGCCACGTTGCTCAACCAGTCGCGCAACCACACCATGCTAGGTGCCGGTATCGCCCTGGAGACGACCCGCGGCTGGTTGCTGCGCGCCGAGTACCAGAACTATCTCGACAACACGAGCAAGGACAATCAGTCGATCCTGCTTGGCGTCGAAAAGAAGTTCGATCCGTAA
- a CDS encoding tail fiber protein → MSIPFLGQVLLAGFNFAPKGFAACNGQLMAISQNQALFSLLGTTYGGNGVTTFALPNMQSRTPYGMGPNNTWGALGGTENVTLLSNQIPAHTHFFSYNTQTGNERSPANGLLGNTGSLPIYAPASGTPQVITHPNTIAPQGQNLPHSNIQPYTTLNFIIALQGMFPTRN, encoded by the coding sequence ATGTCAATACCATTTCTTGGGCAAGTCTTGCTCGCGGGGTTCAATTTTGCCCCCAAGGGTTTTGCCGCCTGTAACGGGCAGCTCATGGCGATCAGCCAGAACCAGGCACTTTTCTCATTGCTTGGTACCACATACGGCGGCAACGGCGTGACGACATTCGCACTGCCGAACATGCAAAGCCGTACGCCCTACGGCATGGGGCCAAACAATACGTGGGGCGCACTCGGCGGCACGGAAAATGTCACGCTTTTGTCAAATCAAATTCCAGCTCATACGCATTTTTTTAGCTATAACACCCAAACGGGCAACGAGCGCAGTCCCGCGAATGGCCTTTTGGGCAACACAGGCAGCCTTCCCATTTATGCGCCAGCGAGCGGTACGCCGCAGGTAATTACGCACCCCAATACCATTGCGCCGCAGGGACAAAACCTGCCGCATAGCAATATCCAGCCTTATACAACGCTCAATTTCATTATTGCCCTCCAGGGCATGTTCCCTACTCGTAACTAA
- a CDS encoding tail fiber protein yields MTQPYVGEIRLFPYSFAPNGWFDCDGSLKPISEYDVLYALLGTTYGGDGQTTFAVPDMRGRVPIHMGQGLGLSQYVLGQMSGTEEVTLLGSNLPTHDHSLLVTSAGANSNTPSNSVELGTITGDTLYSNNVAGVNPAPLAAASLSLSGGNSPHENTMPTLTVRFCIAWAGVFPSQG; encoded by the coding sequence ATGACTCAGCCTTACGTCGGCGAGATCCGACTGTTTCCCTATTCGTTCGCTCCGAACGGCTGGTTCGATTGCGACGGCAGCCTGAAGCCGATCTCCGAGTACGATGTACTCTACGCCCTGCTCGGCACCACCTACGGCGGCGACGGGCAAACGACCTTCGCGGTACCCGATATGCGTGGCCGCGTACCGATCCACATGGGCCAGGGTCTTGGTTTGTCGCAGTACGTCCTGGGCCAGATGTCTGGCACGGAAGAGGTCACTCTGCTCGGCAGCAACCTGCCCACCCACGATCATTCACTGCTCGTGACATCCGCCGGCGCCAACAGCAACACACCCAGCAACAGCGTCGAGCTGGGCACCATCACCGGCGATACCCTGTACTCGAACAATGTCGCCGGGGTAAACCCCGCGCCTCTGGCCGCCGCCTCGTTGAGCCTTTCCGGCGGTAACTCGCCGCATGAAAACACCATGCCGACGTTGACGGTACGGTTCTGCATCGCCTGGGCCGGCGTGTTTCCGAGCCAGGGCTGA
- a CDS encoding tail fiber protein, translating to MSDPFLGEIQLYAFQFAPTNWAYCAGQLVPLSQYTALFSLLGINYGGNGQSNFGLPNFQSFAACAVGQGPGLTERILGETFGSESVTLISTEMPQHTHAVNFYAQRDNTKRQVGPSNGSALVSPNNSSIFVQSAPVSGTFPATSVTVNPGNQAHPNQQPYLAMNFCISLQGAFPSRP from the coding sequence ATGAGTGATCCGTTTCTAGGCGAGATTCAGCTCTACGCCTTTCAATTTGCACCAACCAACTGGGCGTACTGTGCCGGGCAGCTGGTGCCCCTCAGTCAATATACGGCGCTTTTCTCGTTGCTCGGTATCAACTATGGCGGCAACGGCCAGAGCAATTTCGGATTGCCTAATTTCCAAAGCTTTGCCGCGTGCGCGGTCGGGCAAGGCCCGGGTTTGACGGAACGCATCCTCGGAGAAACTTTCGGCTCCGAGTCGGTCACGTTGATTTCCACCGAAATGCCCCAGCACACCCACGCCGTCAATTTTTATGCGCAGCGAGACAACACGAAGCGACAGGTCGGGCCCTCGAATGGCTCCGCGCTGGTATCGCCCAACAACAGCTCGATATTCGTCCAGAGCGCGCCTGTCAGCGGCACCTTTCCTGCCACTTCGGTAACGGTGAATCCGGGCAACCAGGCGCATCCCAACCAGCAGCCGTATCTGGCGATGAATTTCTGTATCTCGTTGCAGGGTGCATTCCCCTCACGGCCGTGA
- a CDS encoding GNAT family N-acetyltransferase — protein MSAVLPSFPQGLSAESLDDYPGPRAPGISLRYAHDGDLAFFRDIYAQSRAAEVAAMPWSAAVRRAFCDSQFELQHRHYVAHYRQGHFLVVEHDGKAIGRLYVCHQSDELWLVDILIDQTWRGQGIGTALLDWMRELASGLGLISLRLHVLKNNQGARRLYERQGFVPDGAEGAHLRMVRACA, from the coding sequence GTGAGTGCTGTACTGCCATCGTTCCCGCAGGGTCTTTCTGCGGAGTCGTTGGATGACTATCCCGGGCCTCGCGCGCCCGGGATTTCCCTGCGTTACGCCCACGACGGCGACCTGGCGTTTTTTCGCGACATCTATGCGCAATCCAGGGCGGCCGAAGTCGCGGCGATGCCCTGGTCTGCGGCCGTGCGGCGCGCCTTTTGCGACAGCCAGTTCGAGCTACAGCATCGACACTACGTCGCTCACTATCGGCAGGGCCATTTCCTGGTCGTCGAGCACGATGGCAAAGCCATCGGACGGCTTTATGTCTGCCACCAGTCGGACGAACTATGGCTGGTCGATATCCTGATCGACCAGACCTGGCGCGGCCAGGGCATTGGCACTGCGCTGCTGGATTGGATGCGGGAACTGGCGTCGGGCTTGGGACTGATTTCGCTGCGATTGCATGTCCTCAAGAACAACCAGGGCGCACGCCGCCTATATGAGCGACAAGGCTTTGTCCCGGATGGCGCCGAAGGTGCTCATCTGCGCATGGTCAGGGCATGCGCCTGA